The stretch of DNA TTTGGCCTAAACGGATACCACCCTCATACGTTAGACGAAATTGGTCTAAAAGTAGATTTAACCCGCGAACGAGTACGCCAAATAAAAGAAAAAGCGCTAAAAAAGCTAAAAGGGTTAGCCAAAGAAAAGATCTTACGTGGATATTTATAGATAAAAAGGCGGAAACCCCGCCTTTTCTTATCTTTGCAAAAAAATAAATGCAATGCCACGTTTAGTCTCCCCATCATTACTATCTGCCGATTTCTTAAACCTAGAAAGAGATGTAGAAATGCTCAACCAAAGCCAAGCCGACTGGCTACATCTCGACATTATGGATGGAGTTTTTGTTCCCAACATATCATTTGGCCTTCCCATCGTTGAAAGCATCAGCAAAAAAGCAAAAAAGCCGCTTGATGTTCACCTTATGATTGTAGATCCAGACAGGTATGTAGAAGCGTTTAAAAAGGCAGGTGCTGACATCCTTACCGTTCATTACGAAGCTTGCAACCACCTGCATAGAACCATCCAGTACATTAAAAGTTACGGTATGAAGGCGGCAGTATCTTTAAACCCCCATACCACCATAAACCTTCTTGAAAATATTATTACTGAATTAGACATGGTACTCCTAATGTCAGTCAACCCCGGTTTTGGCGGCCAAAAATTCATCCCTCAAACAACCACAAAGGTTAAGCAACTGAAAGATCTGATAAAAGCAACCAATTCAAGTGCTCTTATTCAAGTTGATGGAGGCGTTGACCAAACTAACGCCAAAGCCCTTTTCGAAGCTGGAGCAGACTGCCTCGTAGCAGGAAGCTACGTATTTAAATCGGACGATCCTTTTAAAGCAATAGAAACTTTGAAAAACTCATAAGATTCGTATCTTTGAGGCCTATTTTCGTTTTACAATCATTCTATCTGGGGCTGTACTGGTTTTGACAGCAAGCAGAGTCGGAATGGTAGCATGCCGAGCGTTGTGGTTCTAGCTCGTAAATATCAGGTCACAAATTACAAATGGCGAAAATAGCTACGCTCTCGCTGCTTAATATCACTCAGTGAATTGGCTTAATCTCCGGACCCTAGGTTGGTCTAGAGACGAGAATCCCGCCAGAGTTCCTGCTCTTTGGACAACGGCATATGGGGTTTCAAAAAACATAGAGCTGGTAGATGCGACGCTCCTAAGCATCTATAAGATTTAGGAGATAAGGATTTTGCTAGAAGGTCTACTGTCAGGTAAAATCCCGAAAATCTAGGTGAAGACTAAGCATGTAGCGACCGTTTGGGTTCCTTGTTTGGACGAGGGTTCGACCCCCTCCAGCTCCACTAGCCTACAAGGCAAATAAGCGTAAAAGCCTGCAAATCTTAAGATTTGCAGGCTTTTATGCTTATATCAGCTACCATTATTTCCTATCCTTTCGCTTACTACTGGTGTAAAATACGGGAGTTGAGCCATTCTAAAACCACTTTACACCAATCCTACACCTATACCGCTGTAATAAACTACAGCATTAACACTTACAGCATTATTTTTATTTCAAAAAATTGGATTTTGTTGTGCTGTTTATACTTTTAAAATACAAACCAATACAAATTCTTACAAAATGAAACAAAATGTGCCCTTAACCACC from Alistipes sp. ZOR0009 encodes:
- the rpe gene encoding ribulose-phosphate 3-epimerase encodes the protein MPRLVSPSLLSADFLNLERDVEMLNQSQADWLHLDIMDGVFVPNISFGLPIVESISKKAKKPLDVHLMIVDPDRYVEAFKKAGADILTVHYEACNHLHRTIQYIKSYGMKAAVSLNPHTTINLLENIITELDMVLLMSVNPGFGGQKFIPQTTTKVKQLKDLIKATNSSALIQVDGGVDQTNAKALFEAGADCLVAGSYVFKSDDPFKAIETLKNS